The Pirellulimonas nuda genome includes a region encoding these proteins:
- a CDS encoding sigma-70 family RNA polymerase sigma factor, which produces MEASLKAADEFVRLFSLNEKTVRRYAMSLLADWSAVDDVMQNASIAMLRKFDEYDPAQPFAGWACRFAYYEVLEWRRRAAKRRCFSLSTIELLADRPAEFPREAESRLNSLRQCMAKLSEPDVELIKLRYATSRSVREVASTMGVTAKNLYKKLARIRRNLLACIENTATREEAAG; this is translated from the coding sequence ATGGAAGCATCACTCAAGGCAGCCGATGAGTTTGTGCGGCTCTTCTCGTTGAACGAGAAGACGGTGCGGCGCTACGCCATGTCGCTGCTGGCCGACTGGAGCGCCGTCGATGATGTGATGCAAAACGCGTCGATAGCGATGCTCCGAAAATTCGACGAGTACGACCCAGCGCAGCCCTTTGCCGGTTGGGCGTGCCGCTTCGCCTACTATGAAGTACTGGAGTGGAGACGGCGCGCAGCGAAGCGGAGGTGCTTCTCCCTCTCAACTATCGAGCTGCTGGCAGACAGGCCTGCGGAGTTCCCTAGGGAGGCCGAGTCGCGGCTCAATTCGTTGAGGCAGTGCATGGCGAAGCTAAGCGAGCCGGACGTGGAGCTCATTAAGTTGAGATATGCGACGAGCCGGAGCGTTCGGGAAGTGGCCAGCACCATGGGAGTGACGGCGAAGAACCTGTACAAGAAACTGGCAAGAATCCGCCGGAACCTGCTCGCGTGTATTGAGAACACCGCTACGCGGGAGGAGGCTGCCGGATGA
- a CDS encoding PEP-CTERM sorting domain-containing protein (PEP-CTERM proteins occur, often in large numbers, in the proteomes of bacteria that also encode an exosortase, a predicted intramembrane cysteine proteinase. The presence of a PEP-CTERM domain at a protein's C-terminus predicts cleavage within the sorting domain, followed by covalent anchoring to some some component of the (usually Gram-negative) cell surface. Many PEP-CTERM proteins exhibit an unusual sequence composition that includes large numbers of potential glycosylation sites. Expression of one such protein has been shown restore the ability of a bacterium to form floc, a type of biofilm.): MIELRRLLVPGVFFGILAISSVDASTTTLDGSPTLFEVINIGDFNDGTAQGWTINPLGGGVFLPGTELQNNDPVSGGDPTVSLNLNNSTLPGVPSTVTLGSLPGQYDIVQFRLRFDTLPAAAIANTAVAGDQFFLTGGPNAREPFYVNNGTGIQGVDTVPELQTDGAYHTYTIQRAPTDAGWGSSYSVVRIDPINTSDAVGTLFSIDDVKLARSNDVQAFPAFVEPVPPNLIANGGFDALTDPTPPTATGAWNINGSNGNFTLFQGQTVTVDNWGVHFDDPNNLVPAVNGGELNGSFYLDTHRRVAGGDVTLNSAMGYLNGLVQENILSGVTIDPAATYEFSFDLGQNAGTNQSQASFQIGLTVGTGADATNPANAIAGSLLDVTDFSTVPNAKTTNTLMVSGADLLAAQSSGQVNVFFQTRNLAAIPGFPGSVASGDVSSTAIVSQVMIDNLSLISPNVFPAGDVNKDGVVDQADVDVAQLYLDGDGGATAAVRQNTLTAAGNAAAAVLAGLNLTDFDLTGNDFFDAADVAAIAALANGAGLPGDFNSDGFVNAADYTVWRDNLNAPESVLPPGTGDNSGSVDPGDYTIWKNNFGSPAVSGLSASTAAVPEPATVGMLLLACAAAAVARRVR, translated from the coding sequence ATGATTGAACTAAGACGCTTGCTAGTTCCGGGAGTTTTCTTCGGCATATTAGCCATCTCCAGCGTCGACGCCTCGACCACGACGCTCGACGGCAGCCCGACGCTGTTCGAAGTCATCAACATTGGTGATTTCAACGACGGGACCGCGCAAGGGTGGACCATCAATCCGTTGGGGGGAGGGGTATTCCTGCCCGGCACGGAGCTGCAGAACAACGACCCTGTCAGCGGAGGCGATCCCACGGTCTCGCTCAACCTGAATAACTCGACCCTCCCGGGCGTCCCTTCTACGGTGACCCTCGGAAGCCTCCCGGGACAGTACGACATCGTGCAGTTTCGCCTACGCTTCGACACGTTGCCCGCCGCTGCCATCGCGAACACTGCCGTTGCTGGCGACCAGTTCTTTCTCACCGGAGGGCCGAACGCACGAGAACCGTTCTATGTCAACAACGGGACCGGGATACAGGGCGTCGATACGGTCCCAGAGCTCCAGACGGACGGCGCCTACCACACCTACACCATCCAGCGCGCCCCCACCGACGCCGGCTGGGGCAGCAGCTACAGCGTGGTGCGCATCGACCCGATCAACACGTCCGACGCGGTCGGCACGCTGTTCTCCATCGACGACGTCAAGCTGGCCCGCTCCAACGACGTGCAGGCCTTCCCCGCGTTCGTCGAACCCGTGCCGCCCAACTTGATCGCCAACGGCGGCTTCGACGCCCTCACCGATCCCACGCCTCCAACCGCTACTGGAGCTTGGAATATCAACGGCTCCAACGGCAACTTCACTTTGTTCCAGGGGCAAACGGTCACGGTAGACAACTGGGGTGTTCACTTCGACGACCCAAATAACCTAGTCCCCGCGGTCAACGGCGGAGAGCTGAACGGATCTTTCTACCTCGACACGCACCGCCGTGTCGCCGGCGGCGATGTCACGTTGAATTCTGCGATGGGCTACCTCAACGGTCTCGTCCAGGAAAACATCCTCAGCGGGGTGACGATCGACCCTGCCGCGACCTATGAATTCTCGTTTGATCTGGGGCAGAACGCGGGCACCAACCAGAGCCAGGCCTCCTTTCAGATCGGGCTGACCGTTGGGACCGGCGCGGACGCCACGAACCCGGCCAACGCGATTGCGGGCTCGTTGCTCGACGTCACGGACTTTTCAACAGTGCCCAATGCCAAGACCACGAACACCCTCATGGTCAGCGGCGCCGATCTGCTCGCCGCCCAAAGCAGCGGGCAGGTCAACGTCTTCTTCCAGACGCGCAATCTGGCGGCGATCCCCGGCTTTCCGGGGAGTGTCGCCAGCGGCGACGTTTCGAGTACCGCCATCGTGTCGCAGGTGATGATCGATAACCTCTCCCTCATCTCCCCAAACGTCTTTCCGGCGGGTGACGTGAACAAGGACGGCGTGGTCGACCAAGCCGACGTCGATGTCGCCCAGCTCTACCTCGACGGCGACGGCGGCGCCACCGCCGCGGTCCGCCAGAACACGCTGACCGCGGCTGGGAACGCGGCGGCGGCAGTGCTGGCGGGGCTGAACCTCACAGACTTCGACCTGACCGGCAATGACTTCTTCGACGCCGCCGACGTCGCGGCGATCGCCGCGCTGGCCAACGGCGCCGGCCTGCCCGGCGACTTCAATAGCGACGGCTTCGTAAATGCCGCTGACTACACCGTCTGGCGCGACAATCTCAATGCACCCGAGTCCGTGCTGCCGCCCGGCACCGGCGACAACTCCGGATCGGTAGACCCCGGCGACTACACGATTTGGAAGAACAACTTCGGCTCGCCCGCGGTGTCGGGCCTGAGCGCCTCGACTGCCGCCGTGCCGGAACCGGCTACCGTCGGCATGTTGCTCCTGGCGTGTGCTGCGGCGGCAGTAGCGCGCCGCGTGCGTTGA
- a CDS encoding DUF1559 domain-containing protein yields the protein MHTTGRVRVDPLHWARTDRSRRPRAAAARGFTLVELLVVIAIIGILVALLLPAVQAAREAARRSQCMNNLKQCGLAALNYESSRKAYPSGVEVWPDDTGELIPEVGWTAAGAAARSKGNWAILTLPYMELQALYDQYDFSNGNGAASTTSVVRGGSSNHKNSFTVVEAYRCPSDTGSADYTGQEAVGSYRGVSGRKEWNAAHYWGYPWSLRKGGYLNGSGLNLVTDEFGDNAQSNVSRKNTRGIYSVSGIQGVKPVQMRQVTDGTSKTLLISEYHTISGTLPTRWGLPFTNATLSEVQHHFVTRGLADYNKCVEMHPGSGNEVGGDCRRSFASLHAAGVLVSTFADGHVAIVQPEIDPIVWKALATFGGEEIVEANL from the coding sequence ATGCATACCACGGGTCGGGTGCGAGTCGATCCGCTGCATTGGGCTCGGACCGACCGATCGCGGCGGCCTCGGGCAGCGGCCGCTCGCGGCTTTACGCTCGTCGAGCTGCTTGTTGTGATCGCTATCATCGGCATCCTGGTGGCGCTGCTGCTGCCGGCGGTGCAAGCGGCGCGCGAAGCGGCGCGGCGGTCGCAGTGCATGAACAACCTCAAGCAGTGTGGGCTGGCCGCACTCAACTACGAGAGCTCGCGCAAGGCGTATCCGTCCGGGGTCGAGGTCTGGCCCGACGACACGGGCGAGCTCATCCCGGAGGTGGGGTGGACCGCAGCGGGGGCAGCCGCCCGTTCGAAGGGGAACTGGGCCATCCTAACGCTCCCTTACATGGAGCTGCAGGCGCTCTACGACCAGTACGACTTTTCCAACGGGAACGGCGCCGCGAGCACGACGTCGGTGGTCCGCGGGGGCTCGTCCAATCACAAGAACTCGTTCACCGTCGTCGAAGCCTATCGCTGCCCCTCGGACACAGGGTCCGCCGACTACACGGGCCAAGAGGCGGTGGGCTCGTATCGGGGGGTTAGCGGGAGGAAGGAGTGGAACGCGGCCCACTACTGGGGGTACCCCTGGTCCTTGAGAAAAGGAGGCTACCTCAATGGGTCGGGGCTGAATCTGGTGACCGATGAGTTCGGGGACAACGCCCAATCCAACGTTAGCCGTAAGAACACACGAGGCATCTACTCGGTGTCGGGGATCCAAGGGGTCAAGCCCGTCCAGATGAGGCAGGTCACCGACGGCACAAGCAAGACGCTGCTTATCAGCGAGTACCACACGATCAGTGGAACTCTGCCCACCAGGTGGGGGCTGCCGTTTACGAACGCGACGCTTAGCGAAGTGCAGCACCATTTCGTCACCCGGGGTTTGGCCGACTACAACAAGTGCGTCGAGATGCACCCCGGCTCGGGCAACGAGGTCGGGGGGGACTGCCGGCGCTCGTTCGCCAGCCTCCACGCGGCGGGCGTGCTGGTGTCGACATTCGCCGATGGGCACGTGGCCATCGTGCAGCCCGAGATCGATCCGATCGTCTGGAAGGCGCTCGCGACTTTCGGGGGAGAAGAGATTGTGGAGGCCAACCTATAA
- a CDS encoding carboxypeptidase regulatory-like domain-containing protein: MTPSPMLRHALARTAPVVVALLAVGLSAGCSKPDFAVAPVAGTVTLGGEPLAGALVTFQPRASEGGILAGRPSVGETGPDGRYQLETYDGYEGAVVGTHRVSISTFRKKAAEGDSSSVVVIAEERVPARYNRQSELSVEVPSSGLGDCNFELSSNK, translated from the coding sequence ATGACGCCGTCCCCAATGCTCCGCCACGCTCTGGCCCGCACCGCACCGGTTGTGGTTGCCTTGCTCGCCGTCGGGTTGTCGGCGGGGTGCTCGAAACCCGACTTTGCTGTCGCTCCGGTCGCGGGGACCGTCACGCTTGGGGGCGAGCCGCTCGCGGGCGCACTTGTCACCTTTCAGCCCCGTGCGTCGGAGGGGGGCATCCTCGCCGGGCGGCCGTCGGTCGGCGAGACCGGTCCCGACGGCCGCTACCAGCTTGAGACGTACGACGGGTACGAGGGCGCCGTTGTCGGAACGCATCGCGTCAGCATCTCCACCTTCCGCAAGAAAGCGGCCGAGGGGGACTCGTCGAGCGTCGTTGTCATCGCCGAAGAGCGGGTGCCCGCGCGTTACAACCGGCAATCCGAGCTGAGCGTGGAGGTGCCCAGCTCCGGGCTAGGCGATTGCAACTTCGAATTGTCGAGCAACAAGTAA
- a CDS encoding PQQ-dependent sugar dehydrogenase, with the protein MAPGDSSLAVRAVPWGSVPGDVQQMAYQGSDLYFATREGQVWRYDQQGNREATAFLDLSAALATRFKAVNNPLSVSAGLRGIAFHPDFAEPGAAGFGKLFTAHAENFGSATPDHALNPDWDTDGTKIDSALVEWSVDPQTGRVNPDSGRDVYRVQFPFGRHPVQQIAFNPAARPGDADYGNLYLTYGDAGSANSDNVVNFNRVQGTDTPLGSIVRINPLQSDGEQFTIPSDNPFVGSGDGALDEIYAYGFRHPQTLGFDPRDGRLFAADMGQSNVEEVNLIEPGANYGYGTREGVYVFTDQVKGSTAVDDSLREVLLDSSQTLFVQTDADPTGSNQTVLSRVADGFTYPVAQFDHKNGGSGNNKIAAVVGGSVYRGTLAEELSGLYLFGDMASDAIYYSDASTLTNDQDPAAVFRLPLENAAGQPRTLGQIVGVGAGGRANFRFGQDAHGDVFVISKANDTIYRLEGTPRRPGDYNGDGAVDAADYTVWRDASGSQRDLWADGNRDFVVDGLDYHVWRQNFGVGPAAHGAAVPEPAAGVLLAWVAIAAAVWRRRDCLRWRPASAAALGCLSMALGSAAAHGATTTLDGGPTLFDTIVIGDFDDATRQGWTEAANGHAGGLSSDGVQLRNNGPTSGGDAQVYLDLGLSTLPGVPTQLTVGNLPGQFDIVRFDLRFDALPATLGTTHRGDQFLLDGGPNARAAFFVNDGAGTQGGHLAPELPTDGLYHTYTIQRVPTDVGWGETYGRVRIDPINDSSSNGTRFSLDNVRLGRSNAVQPFPEIPRPELIKNGDFNSVSNYATNTVGHQTKDVRVGGSFNDFAPFTGSNADIDHWTHFSRNAEALEAAVGNVGVVDGVGELDGTYYLDAVWLVGPGDYLSDSGGGYDHGLVQEIRLESGSITPRTNYTLTVDFTVKQNTGQGPGGGHENAVVEIGLTDGGGAAATDRASAFAWASSPTLDNNPSQVTLQVSGADLLAASELNVLFSHVNTTPIPGFPGSVDPADVRPTPPNLVSSVVFNNVSLRPNSMTGDVNLDGLVNQADLDLAQLYFDGDGGEPAIERQNTLFSAGNGAADVLASLNLTRFDLSGDDFFDADDLAMLSSLVVPLPGDLNGDGAVDAADYTVWRDAFGDAGVGLAADASGNGLVDAADYQIWNDTFGQTLAAVGQTPDGTAVPEPTAACVVVLAGLAGGVCTRWVRRLNSRVNGTCECNVRMGARFTMESTLQDERLLV; encoded by the coding sequence GTGGCCCCCGGCGATAGCTCGCTAGCGGTGCGGGCCGTTCCGTGGGGGAGCGTTCCCGGCGACGTCCAGCAGATGGCCTACCAAGGGTCGGACCTCTACTTCGCCACGCGCGAGGGGCAGGTCTGGCGGTACGACCAGCAGGGCAACCGAGAGGCGACGGCGTTCCTGGACCTCAGCGCCGCGCTGGCCACGCGATTCAAGGCGGTCAACAACCCGCTCTCCGTCAGTGCCGGGCTGCGGGGGATCGCCTTCCACCCCGACTTCGCCGAGCCGGGGGCCGCGGGCTTTGGGAAACTCTTTACCGCACACGCAGAGAATTTTGGCTCCGCGACTCCGGACCACGCGCTCAATCCTGACTGGGACACCGACGGCACAAAGATCGACAGCGCCCTGGTGGAATGGTCCGTGGACCCACAAACGGGTCGGGTCAATCCGGATTCCGGCCGCGACGTGTACCGTGTGCAGTTCCCGTTCGGCCGTCACCCGGTCCAGCAAATTGCCTTCAATCCGGCCGCCAGGCCGGGAGACGCAGACTACGGCAACCTGTACCTCACCTACGGCGACGCCGGCTCCGCCAACAGCGACAACGTCGTAAACTTCAACCGTGTCCAGGGCACGGACACCCCCCTGGGGTCCATCGTCAGAATCAACCCGCTGCAGAGCGACGGCGAGCAATTCACCATCCCGTCGGACAACCCATTCGTGGGTTCCGGCGATGGCGCGTTGGACGAGATCTACGCTTACGGCTTCCGCCACCCGCAAACGCTCGGCTTCGACCCCCGCGACGGACGGCTGTTCGCGGCGGACATGGGCCAGAGCAACGTCGAGGAGGTCAACCTGATCGAGCCCGGCGCCAATTACGGCTACGGCACACGTGAAGGGGTCTACGTGTTCACCGACCAGGTCAAGGGGAGTACTGCCGTCGACGACAGCCTGCGGGAGGTCCTTCTGGATTCGTCCCAGACGCTCTTCGTCCAGACCGACGCCGACCCCACCGGCTCGAACCAAACGGTGCTGTCGCGTGTTGCGGACGGGTTCACCTACCCCGTCGCGCAGTTCGACCACAAGAACGGGGGCTCTGGGAATAATAAGATTGCAGCAGTTGTGGGGGGCTCGGTCTACCGCGGGACATTGGCGGAAGAGCTCTCCGGTCTGTACCTGTTCGGCGACATGGCGAGCGACGCGATCTACTACTCAGACGCAAGCACATTGACCAACGACCAAGACCCGGCCGCCGTATTCCGGCTGCCGCTTGAGAACGCCGCGGGGCAACCGAGGACGCTGGGCCAGATCGTGGGCGTGGGCGCCGGGGGGAGGGCAAATTTCCGCTTCGGTCAGGACGCCCACGGCGACGTCTTCGTAATCAGCAAGGCGAATGACACGATCTACCGCCTGGAAGGAACCCCAAGGCGGCCGGGTGACTACAACGGCGACGGCGCCGTCGATGCTGCCGACTACACCGTGTGGCGCGACGCGTCCGGCTCGCAGCGCGATCTCTGGGCCGATGGCAACCGCGACTTTGTGGTCGATGGTCTCGACTACCACGTCTGGAGGCAGAACTTCGGCGTCGGGCCCGCGGCGCACGGCGCCGCCGTGCCCGAGCCCGCGGCGGGCGTTCTGCTTGCGTGGGTCGCCATCGCTGCGGCTGTGTGGCGGCGCCGCGACTGCCTCCGATGGCGCCCGGCTTCCGCAGCGGCGCTTGGCTGTCTGTCGATGGCGCTGGGGAGCGCCGCCGCACACGGGGCAACGACGACCCTAGATGGCGGTCCGACCCTCTTCGACACGATTGTCATCGGGGACTTCGACGACGCAACGCGTCAGGGCTGGACCGAGGCCGCAAACGGGCACGCGGGTGGACTTAGTTCGGATGGTGTGCAGCTACGGAACAATGGCCCCACCAGCGGCGGCGACGCGCAGGTCTACCTCGACTTGGGCTTGTCAACGCTCCCCGGAGTTCCCACCCAGTTAACGGTCGGCAACCTTCCCGGCCAGTTCGACATCGTGCGGTTCGACCTGCGTTTCGACGCGCTTCCAGCGACGCTCGGCACGACCCACCGTGGTGACCAATTCTTGCTCGATGGGGGCCCTAACGCGCGTGCTGCGTTCTTCGTGAACGATGGCGCCGGAACGCAAGGCGGCCACTTGGCGCCCGAGCTCCCGACGGACGGCCTGTACCATACCTACACGATTCAACGCGTGCCGACCGATGTGGGTTGGGGAGAGACCTACGGCCGCGTTCGTATCGACCCCATCAACGATTCCAGCTCCAACGGCACGCGGTTCTCCCTAGACAATGTCAGGCTGGGCCGAAGCAACGCGGTTCAGCCCTTCCCAGAAATACCCCGGCCCGAGTTGATCAAGAACGGGGATTTCAACAGCGTTAGCAACTACGCGACCAACACCGTTGGTCACCAGACCAAGGACGTCCGGGTGGGTGGATCGTTCAACGACTTCGCTCCGTTTACCGGCAGCAATGCAGACATCGACCACTGGACCCACTTCTCGCGGAATGCCGAAGCGCTGGAAGCCGCGGTAGGGAATGTCGGCGTCGTGGACGGCGTCGGTGAACTTGACGGCACCTACTACCTCGACGCGGTGTGGCTGGTTGGGCCGGGAGATTACCTTTCGGATTCCGGCGGCGGCTACGACCATGGCCTCGTGCAGGAGATCCGTCTCGAATCCGGTTCGATTACCCCGAGGACAAACTACACCCTCACGGTAGACTTCACCGTGAAGCAGAACACGGGCCAGGGGCCCGGCGGTGGTCACGAGAACGCCGTCGTAGAGATAGGCCTGACCGACGGCGGCGGCGCCGCCGCCACGGACCGGGCCAGCGCCTTCGCGTGGGCCTCTTCACCAACGCTCGACAACAACCCCTCTCAGGTGACCTTGCAGGTGTCCGGAGCAGACCTGCTGGCCGCATCAGAGTTGAACGTACTCTTCTCGCACGTGAACACGACCCCGATCCCTGGTTTCCCTGGCAGCGTTGACCCGGCGGATGTTCGCCCCACGCCCCCCAACCTGGTCTCCTCCGTCGTTTTCAACAACGTGTCGCTGCGGCCAAATTCGATGACCGGCGACGTCAACCTAGACGGTCTGGTGAACCAGGCTGACCTCGACTTGGCTCAGTTGTATTTCGATGGCGATGGAGGCGAGCCGGCGATCGAACGGCAGAACACGCTCTTCAGCGCCGGCAACGGGGCCGCGGACGTGCTGGCGTCGCTCAACCTCACCCGTTTCGATTTGTCCGGCGACGACTTTTTCGACGCAGACGACCTCGCGATGCTCAGCAGCCTGGTGGTTCCTCTACCTGGCGATCTGAATGGCGACGGCGCCGTAGACGCGGCCGACTACACGGTGTGGCGCGACGCGTTTGGCGACGCGGGGGTCGGCTTGGCCGCGGATGCAAGCGGCAACGGCCTGGTAGACGCGGCCGACTACCAGATCTGGAACGACACCTTTGGCCAGACGCTAGCCGCGGTTGGGCAAACGCCAGACGGCACAGCCGTGCCAGAGCCCACCGCCGCGTGCGTGGTCGTGCTCGCGGGCTTGGCGGGCGGCGTCTGCACGCGATGGGTTCGCCGGTTGAACTCTCGCGTCAATGGAACTTGTGAATGCAACGTGCGCATGGGCGCACGCTTTACTATGGAAAGCACGCTGCAAGATGAGCGTCTGTTGGTGTAG
- a CDS encoding ABC transporter ATP-binding protein produces the protein MLLLENVQKSYREPSGAPLAILDVPHFAIAAGEQVVVRGRSGCGKTTMLNSIAGLTTIDSGKIEIRGHNVTAIRNEAVRDRFRAENIGIVFQTFNLLAPFTALENVMLGMTFASGRADAARARGLLERVGLGHRLHHKPSALSVGEQQRVAVARALANRPVLLLADEPTANIDPAHQQQIIDLLRASCSEENIAMLLVTHSDEVSDQFDRVEQLEKINRVGQGAAV, from the coding sequence ATGCTGCTACTAGAAAACGTCCAGAAGTCGTACCGAGAGCCGAGCGGCGCGCCGCTCGCGATCCTCGACGTCCCCCATTTCGCCATCGCCGCGGGCGAGCAGGTGGTGGTCCGTGGCCGCAGCGGCTGCGGCAAGACCACCATGCTCAACTCGATCGCCGGGCTGACGACGATCGATTCGGGCAAGATCGAGATCCGCGGGCACAACGTCACCGCCATCCGCAACGAGGCGGTCCGCGACCGCTTCCGCGCCGAGAACATCGGCATCGTCTTCCAGACGTTCAACCTGCTGGCGCCCTTTACCGCGCTAGAGAACGTGATGCTGGGGATGACCTTCGCCAGCGGACGGGCCGACGCCGCCCGCGCCCGCGGCCTGCTGGAGCGCGTCGGGCTGGGCCACCGCCTGCACCACAAGCCGTCGGCCCTGTCGGTGGGAGAGCAGCAACGCGTGGCCGTGGCCCGGGCGCTCGCCAACCGCCCGGTGCTGCTGCTGGCCGACGAGCCGACCGCCAACATCGACCCCGCCCACCAGCAGCAGATCATCGACCTGCTGCGTGCTAGCTGCTCCGAGGAGAACATCGCCATGCTGCTGGTGACCCATTCCGACGAGGTGTCGGACCAGTTCGACCGCGTTGAGCAACTGGAGAAGATCAATCGGGTCGGCCAGGGGGCGGCGGTATGA
- a CDS encoding ABC transporter permease, translating into MSYWKIAWRNMLERGLASALTAFSMALGVAAVICVLVVHSAAVDQFSQDAQGYHLIVGGKGGATQLVLSTVYHLDKPLYPIPYGYYRQFVDGRFAKITETAIPYCLGDSFYPNPERASDAQFRVVATTSDLFDKLAYGATSDGTPKRYTFASGRNFRTDHAYESVLGSVVAAQSGLKVGDTINPTHDIDGGDFHDPFTIVGILAPTGTANDRAVFVNVEGFYLQSGHSLSADMVSESGATPEPLVDDPKGILPPAELYDSKEELIEPLPVNRREVTSILVKCTSDLAPNLLLTQINKDNESVAQAVAPIGVVSALLEKVVTPLQVVLLALTVLVVLVAAIGVLVSIYNSMSERSHDIAVLRALGASRTAVVMIILFEAILIALVGGAAGVLMGHGLIAAVSPMVVARTGVSLGLFQFSPLEAMLVPGLVLLAVAAGIIPALAAYRTDVAKALK; encoded by the coding sequence ATGAGTTACTGGAAGATTGCTTGGCGGAATATGCTTGAGCGCGGGCTGGCGTCTGCGCTCACCGCGTTTTCCATGGCGCTGGGCGTGGCGGCGGTCATCTGCGTGCTGGTGGTCCACTCGGCCGCGGTCGACCAGTTCTCCCAGGACGCCCAGGGCTACCACCTGATCGTCGGGGGCAAGGGGGGCGCCACGCAGCTCGTGCTGAGCACGGTGTACCACCTCGACAAGCCGCTGTACCCCATCCCCTACGGCTACTACCGCCAATTCGTCGACGGCCGGTTCGCCAAGATCACCGAGACAGCCATCCCCTACTGCCTGGGAGACAGCTTCTACCCCAACCCGGAACGCGCCTCGGACGCCCAGTTCCGCGTGGTCGCCACCACGAGCGACCTGTTCGACAAGCTGGCCTACGGCGCCACCTCCGACGGCACCCCCAAACGGTACACCTTTGCTTCGGGGCGCAACTTCCGCACGGACCACGCCTACGAGTCGGTGCTGGGCTCGGTGGTCGCCGCCCAGAGCGGGCTGAAGGTCGGGGACACGATCAACCCGACCCACGACATCGACGGCGGCGACTTCCACGACCCCTTCACGATCGTCGGCATCTTGGCCCCGACGGGCACCGCGAACGATCGCGCAGTGTTTGTGAATGTCGAGGGGTTCTACCTGCAGAGCGGGCACTCGCTGTCGGCAGACATGGTCTCGGAAAGCGGGGCGACCCCCGAGCCGCTGGTTGACGACCCCAAGGGGATCCTCCCCCCTGCCGAGCTCTACGACAGCAAGGAAGAGCTCATCGAGCCGCTGCCGGTGAACCGCCGCGAGGTGACTTCGATCCTCGTCAAATGCACCAGCGACCTGGCGCCCAACCTGCTGCTCACGCAGATCAATAAAGACAACGAGAGCGTCGCCCAGGCCGTGGCGCCGATCGGGGTGGTGTCCGCGCTGCTTGAGAAGGTGGTCACACCGCTGCAGGTGGTGCTGCTGGCGCTTACGGTGCTGGTGGTGTTGGTGGCCGCCATCGGGGTGCTGGTGAGCATCTACAACTCGATGAGCGAACGCTCGCACGACATCGCGGTGCTGCGGGCGTTGGGCGCCAGCCGCACCGCGGTGGTGATGATTATCTTGTTCGAGGCGATCCTGATCGCGCTGGTCGGGGGCGCCGCCGGGGTGCTGATGGGGCACGGGCTAATCGCGGCGGTCTCGCCGATGGTGGTGGCGCGGACCGGGGTGTCGCTGGGGCTGTTCCAGTTCAGCCCGCTAGAGGCGATGCTGGTGCCAGGGCTGGTGCTGCTGGCCGTAGCGGCGGGCATCATCCCCGCCCTAGCGGCCTACCGAACGGACGTCGCCAAGGCGCTGAAGTAG
- a CDS encoding (2Fe-2S)-binding protein translates to MQPDEDLCLCFHVTRRKVENYLRIERPAAPSLLSECGGAGTGCGWCRPFLKRLFEAARKNEADAPLPSSDQYAASRGSYIQAGKGKPPVA, encoded by the coding sequence ATGCAGCCAGACGAAGACCTCTGCCTCTGCTTCCACGTCACGCGACGCAAGGTAGAGAACTACCTGCGGATCGAGCGGCCCGCGGCGCCCTCGCTGCTGTCGGAGTGCGGCGGCGCCGGCACCGGATGCGGCTGGTGCCGCCCCTTCTTGAAGCGGCTCTTCGAGGCGGCACGCAAGAACGAAGCGGACGCCCCCCTCCCCTCCTCCGATCAGTACGCCGCCTCGCGTGGCTCGTACATCCAAGCCGGCAAGGGGAAGCCGCCCGTGGCGTAG